A part of Desulfomicrobium escambiense DSM 10707 genomic DNA contains:
- a CDS encoding ATP-binding protein — protein MKADSPAYYQLFTDLAVGTLEHANDPVRCAEHVADQIRELLGVRAVAVAACQGHHAPHGILAVRPVRHAELVHRPEIDRLIHLSHASTQAMIASPQDQTPAGALLQALGLGESVVVPLRVGENMVGALVLLGLMDTKGIEIIVRSLNRLSSLLALIMRQADQYRDLELAVAQRTEELRSARDRLEEQHAFLSSLLSGLPNPVSVQDMYGRILRCNPAYCSLVGRSEQELVGEPEILFGSSFVIESAPAEQAALECLLDDGCMRRMLATRAPLKTSRGEVAGYVSVLTDVSDLARARQEAEASNRAKTEFLANMSHEIRTPLNGILGMLQLLSRTHLDEDQKDSVFTAIRSSRRLTQLLNDILDLSRIEAGKLPLETAEFHFADLRDSVRDLFAISAKAKGLDLSFEIDDAIPSQVVGDEGRLRQILFNLVGNAVKFTSTGSIRITARREDRDAGMAVVFSVADTGVGIPRERQNDIFQPFTQVDGSSVRSHGGVGLGLAIVRRLVDMLGGRIAMQSEPGRGTTIEVAVPLGIGERVCSKTAGEPAAPLVTGRRILVVEDDRINQLALTRMLGKLGHVPTVADNGRAALDILQRETFDCVLMDIQMPDMDGLETTRRIRARVHPDIPADLPVVALTGHAMAGDRERFLAEGMTAYLSKPVDMDALARIIAEVTPA, from the coding sequence GTGAAGGCTGATTCACCTGCATATTACCAGCTTTTCACCGATCTGGCCGTGGGCACCCTGGAACATGCCAACGACCCGGTGCGTTGCGCCGAACACGTGGCCGACCAGATCCGGGAACTGCTCGGGGTCCGCGCCGTGGCCGTGGCCGCCTGCCAGGGTCATCACGCACCGCACGGCATCCTGGCCGTCCGTCCGGTCCGGCACGCGGAACTGGTGCACAGGCCCGAGATAGACCGGCTCATCCACCTGAGCCACGCGTCAACCCAGGCCATGATCGCAAGCCCGCAGGATCAGACTCCGGCCGGCGCGCTGCTGCAGGCCCTGGGCCTTGGCGAGTCCGTCGTCGTGCCGCTGCGCGTCGGCGAGAACATGGTGGGGGCCCTCGTGCTGCTCGGCCTCATGGATACGAAGGGCATCGAGATCATCGTGCGCAGCCTCAACCGCCTGTCGTCCCTGCTGGCCCTGATCATGCGCCAGGCCGACCAGTACCGCGATCTGGAACTGGCCGTGGCGCAGCGCACCGAGGAACTTCGCTCCGCCCGGGACCGGCTGGAGGAGCAGCATGCCTTTCTCTCGTCGCTTCTCTCGGGGCTGCCCAACCCGGTTTCCGTTCAGGACATGTACGGCCGCATTCTGCGCTGCAATCCCGCCTACTGCTCCCTTGTCGGCCGGTCCGAGCAGGAGCTGGTCGGCGAGCCGGAAATCCTTTTCGGGTCGTCCTTCGTGATCGAGTCGGCTCCGGCGGAGCAGGCGGCGCTCGAATGCCTCCTCGACGATGGCTGCATGCGGCGCATGCTGGCCACCAGGGCGCCTCTCAAGACCAGCCGCGGCGAGGTCGCCGGGTACGTCAGCGTGCTCACGGACGTTTCGGACCTGGCCAGGGCCCGGCAGGAGGCCGAGGCCTCCAATCGCGCCAAGACCGAGTTCCTGGCCAACATGAGCCACGAGATCCGCACCCCCCTGAACGGCATCCTCGGCATGTTGCAGCTGCTGAGCCGCACCCATCTGGACGAGGACCAGAAGGACTCGGTCTTCACGGCCATCCGTTCCTCCCGCCGCCTGACTCAGCTCCTGAACGACATCCTCGACCTGTCGCGCATCGAGGCGGGCAAGCTGCCGCTGGAAACGGCGGAGTTTCATTTCGCCGACCTGCGGGACTCCGTGCGGGACCTCTTCGCCATTTCCGCCAAGGCCAAGGGGCTGGACCTCTCCTTCGAGATCGACGACGCCATCCCTTCCCAGGTCGTCGGGGACGAGGGGAGGCTGCGGCAGATCCTGTTCAATCTGGTCGGCAACGCGGTGAAGTTCACGTCCACGGGAAGCATCCGCATCACGGCGCGGCGGGAGGACAGGGACGCCGGCATGGCGGTCGTTTTTTCCGTGGCGGACACGGGCGTGGGCATCCCGCGCGAACGACAGAACGATATTTTCCAGCCCTTCACCCAGGTCGACGGCTCGTCGGTGCGCTCCCACGGCGGCGTGGGCCTGGGCCTGGCCATCGTCAGGCGCCTTGTGGACATGCTGGGCGGGCGGATCGCCATGCAGAGCGAGCCCGGCCGGGGAACGACCATCGAGGTGGCCGTGCCTCTCGGCATCGGCGAGCGCGTCTGTTCCAAAACCGCGGGAGAGCCCGCGGCGCCATTGGTCACTGGGCGGCGCATCCTGGTGGTGGAGGACGACCGCATCAACCAGCTGGCCCTGACCAGAATGCTCGGCAAGCTCGGGCACGTGCCGACGGTGGCCGACAACGGCCGTGCGGCCCTGGACATCCTGCAACGGGAGACCTTCGACTGCGTGCTCATGGACATTCAGATGCCGGACATGGACGGCCTGGAAACGACCCGCCGCATCCGCGCCCGCGTCCACCCCGACATCCCCGCCGATCTTCCCGTCGTCGCCCTGACCGGCCACGCCATGGCCGGCGACAGGGAACGCTTTCTGGCCGAGGGCATGACCGCCTACCTGTCCAAGCCCGTGGACATGGACGCCCTGGCCCGCATCATCGCCGAGGTTACGCCCGCGTAA
- a CDS encoding efflux RND transporter periplasmic adaptor subunit, whose protein sequence is MKRIIAPILLLIALAGGWYAWKTHSAESRKDSPAFHGNIDIREVRLGFRVSGRVREILKEEGDAVTPGEILARLDDEPFRNALDQAEAQVGQFSARLEELRNGNRPEEIEQARKILAASEAALENSRLVFERQQRLVGQGAVARQDFDTASTAYRASLARRDEARARLDLLEAGTRAEQLAQAEAVLGTARAALAQARTTLADTVLSAPEAGVVLTRSVEPGSMVQAGATALTVSLLNPVRVRAYAPEPLLGLVRPGREVLVYTDSRPEPYHGQVGDVSPRAEFTPKSVETEELRTSLVYRFRVVVRDDDGLLRQGMPVTVRLKD, encoded by the coding sequence ATGAAACGCATCATCGCGCCGATCCTCCTCCTGATCGCCCTGGCGGGAGGCTGGTACGCCTGGAAAACCCACTCCGCAGAATCCCGCAAGGATTCGCCCGCATTCCACGGCAACATCGACATACGCGAAGTGCGCCTGGGCTTTCGCGTCAGCGGGCGGGTACGGGAGATTCTGAAGGAGGAGGGGGACGCCGTGACCCCGGGAGAAATCCTGGCCCGTCTTGATGACGAGCCCTTCCGCAACGCCCTGGATCAGGCCGAGGCCCAGGTCGGGCAGTTCTCGGCCCGCCTGGAGGAACTGCGCAACGGCAACCGCCCCGAGGAGATCGAGCAGGCGCGCAAGATCCTGGCCGCCTCCGAGGCCGCACTGGAGAACTCCCGCCTCGTCTTCGAGCGCCAGCAGCGGCTCGTGGGCCAGGGAGCCGTGGCCCGCCAGGATTTCGACACCGCCAGCACCGCCTACCGTGCCTCGCTGGCCCGCCGCGATGAGGCCAGGGCGCGCCTCGACCTGCTGGAGGCCGGCACCAGGGCGGAACAGCTCGCCCAGGCCGAGGCCGTCCTGGGGACGGCCCGCGCCGCCCTGGCCCAGGCCCGCACCACCCTGGCCGACACCGTCCTGTCCGCGCCCGAGGCCGGCGTCGTGCTGACCCGGTCCGTGGAGCCCGGCAGCATGGTCCAGGCCGGGGCCACGGCCCTGACCGTCAGCCTGCTCAACCCGGTCCGCGTCCGGGCCTACGCGCCGGAGCCGCTGCTGGGCCTCGTCCGGCCCGGCCGCGAGGTGCTGGTTTACACCGATTCCCGCCCCGAACCCTACCACGGCCAGGTCGGCGACGTCTCGCCGCGGGCCGAGTTCACGCCCAAATCCGTGGAGACCGAGGAACTCCGCACATCCCTGGTCTACCGCTTCCGCGTCGTGGTCCGCGACGACGACGGCCTGCTGCGTCAGGGCATGCCGGTCACGGTGCGCCTGAAGGACTGA
- the prxU gene encoding thioredoxin-dependent peroxiredoxin (Most members of this family contain a selenocysteine.), translating into MAEEVAVGCTRPTSEVEHEPEATHQPAAPPTQGARPMIQVGKKAPDFSAPAYFNGGFVNIRLSDYLGKWVVLCFYPGDFTFVUATEISAVAEKHAEFAKLGVQVLSMSTDSMFVHKMWVDDELSKMITAKTVPFPMLSDGGGNVGRMYGIYDEAGGVDVRGRFLIDPDGNVQAFEVLTPPVGRNVNETLRQIQAFQLVRESKGTQATPSGWRPGKQTLKPGPGLVGKVWEVWTVDKAFD; encoded by the coding sequence ATGGCAGAAGAAGTGGCAGTAGGCTGCACCCGACCGACTTCAGAAGTGGAACACGAACCAGAGGCAACACACCAACCCGCGGCACCACCAACCCAAGGAGCGCGCCCCATGATCCAGGTAGGCAAGAAGGCCCCCGATTTCTCCGCCCCGGCGTATTTCAACGGGGGATTCGTCAACATCAGGCTGTCCGACTACCTCGGAAAATGGGTGGTCCTGTGTTTCTACCCCGGTGACTTCACCTTTGTCTGAGCGACCGAAATCTCGGCGGTCGCCGAGAAGCACGCGGAATTCGCCAAGCTGGGCGTGCAGGTCCTGTCCATGAGCACGGACAGCATGTTCGTGCACAAGATGTGGGTTGACGACGAGCTTTCGAAAATGATCACGGCGAAGACCGTGCCCTTCCCCATGCTGTCCGACGGCGGCGGCAATGTCGGCAGGATGTACGGTATCTACGACGAGGCCGGCGGCGTTGACGTGCGCGGCCGATTCCTCATCGACCCGGACGGCAACGTCCAGGCCTTCGAGGTCCTGACGCCGCCCGTGGGCCGCAACGTGAACGAGACCCTGCGCCAGATCCAGGCCTTCCAGCTGGTGCGCGAAAGCAAGGGCACCCAGGCCACGCCTTCGGGCTGGCGCCCCGGCAAGCAGACCCTCAAGCCCGGCCCCGGCCTGGTCGGCAAGGTCTGGGAAGTCTGGACCGTGGACAAGGCCTTCGACTAG
- a CDS encoding ABC transporter permease: protein MNALHRIAALIRKELHSILADRQSRVLVVMPVILQVILFPLAATLEVKNNTLAVLNEDGGHASVELEQRFARAAAFTKILHLTGAEQIASTLDEQKAIAVARFPQDFSRKLNQGVPAPLQLLLDGRRSNSSQIAAGYIQEITTGFVAERLLAAGAQPASTLVVINRYNPNLDYRWFVLPCLVPIILTISALILTALSVAREREHGTFEQLLVSPLTPEMIMLGKAATVLVVGLFQASIIILAAVFLYGVPLSGSLALIYASSILYFLALVGVGLCISAVCATQQQAFIGSFSFMMPAILLSGYASPVENMPRWLQTVNWINPIQHFIVIVKGIFLKDVSLAFVLENCLPLAVIAMVTLTTAVIIFRRKFG from the coding sequence ATGAACGCACTGCACCGCATCGCCGCGCTGATCCGCAAGGAACTGCACTCCATCCTGGCTGACCGGCAGAGCCGCGTCCTGGTCGTCATGCCCGTCATCCTGCAGGTCATCCTCTTCCCCCTGGCGGCCACTCTGGAAGTGAAGAACAACACCCTGGCCGTCCTCAACGAGGACGGCGGCCACGCCTCCGTCGAACTGGAGCAGCGTTTCGCCCGGGCCGCCGCCTTCACGAAAATCCTGCATCTGACCGGGGCGGAGCAGATCGCCTCGACCCTCGACGAGCAAAAGGCCATCGCCGTGGCACGGTTCCCCCAGGATTTCTCCCGGAAGCTGAACCAGGGCGTCCCGGCCCCCCTTCAGCTGCTCCTGGACGGCAGAAGGTCCAACAGCAGCCAGATCGCGGCCGGGTACATCCAGGAGATCACCACGGGCTTCGTCGCCGAACGCCTGCTCGCCGCCGGTGCCCAGCCCGCCTCGACCCTGGTCGTGATCAACCGCTACAACCCCAACCTGGACTACCGCTGGTTCGTCCTGCCCTGTCTGGTGCCCATCATCCTGACCATCAGCGCCCTCATCCTCACGGCCCTGTCCGTGGCCAGGGAGCGGGAGCACGGCACGTTCGAGCAACTGCTGGTCTCCCCCCTGACCCCGGAGATGATCATGCTGGGCAAGGCCGCGACCGTGCTTGTCGTCGGCCTCTTCCAGGCCTCGATCATCATCCTGGCCGCGGTATTCCTGTACGGGGTGCCGCTGTCCGGGTCCCTGGCCCTGATCTACGCCAGCTCGATCCTCTACTTTCTGGCGCTGGTGGGCGTCGGGCTGTGCATCAGCGCGGTTTGCGCCACCCAGCAGCAGGCCTTCATCGGCTCCTTTTCCTTCATGATGCCGGCCATTCTCCTCTCGGGCTACGCATCCCCAGTGGAAAACATGCCCCGGTGGCTGCAGACCGTGAACTGGATCAATCCCATCCAGCACTTCATCGTCATCGTGAAGGGCATCTTCCTCAAGGACGTCTCCCTCGCCTTCGTGCTCGAAAACTGCCTCCCCCTGGCCGTCATCGCCATGGTGACCCTGACCACGGCCGTGATCATCTTTCGCCGCAAATTCGGCTGA
- a CDS encoding DUF1638 domain-containing protein, translated as MTDVLAVTCGIFREELLALSPNFPGLRPVFLDSMLHMRPEKLQDRIDELLEVRRPARVLFIYGDCTPRIVELSRRPGFAKTRGINCCEIMLGREDYRRLRKARVFFFLPEWTRRWRDVFEQELGFAGGRGVEEMLSEVHDRFMYLDTGVVPVPRFTLNEITRELGLPMSVRETGLSRLEASIADALEELREG; from the coding sequence GTGACGGACGTCCTGGCCGTGACCTGCGGCATCTTCAGGGAAGAACTGCTGGCCCTGAGCCCGAACTTTCCCGGCCTGCGCCCGGTGTTTCTCGACTCCATGCTACACATGCGGCCCGAGAAGCTTCAGGACAGGATCGACGAACTGCTGGAGGTCCGTCGGCCGGCACGGGTGCTCTTCATCTACGGCGACTGCACGCCGCGCATCGTCGAACTCAGCCGCCGGCCCGGTTTTGCCAAGACGCGCGGCATCAACTGCTGCGAGATCATGCTCGGCCGCGAGGACTACAGGCGGCTACGCAAGGCCCGAGTGTTCTTTTTCCTGCCGGAATGGACCCGGCGCTGGCGAGACGTCTTCGAACAGGAGCTGGGCTTTGCGGGAGGGCGCGGCGTGGAGGAAATGCTGAGCGAGGTTCACGACCGCTTCATGTATCTGGACACGGGCGTCGTTCCCGTGCCCCGCTTCACCCTGAACGAGATCACCCGCGAACTCGGGCTGCCCATGTCGGTGCGGGAGACGGGGCTCTCCCGCCTGGAGGCGAGCATCGCCGACGCCCTGGAGGAGCTGCGTGAAGGCTGA
- a CDS encoding DUF2238 domain-containing protein, producing MMKWIRGISHQSYFLFLTALFCVEFAVLAVDPFDRKDWILENVLVLVFFVFMFLSAGKFPFSRISYTLIFIFLGIHEIGAHYTYAEVPYDAWFQAAFGTTFNEIVGWERNNFDRVVHFSYGLLLAYPIREIYFRMANAEGFWGYFLPLDFTMSTSMLYELVEWAAAEVFGGELGAAYLGTQGDVWDAHKDMLLASLGALIAMGLTMGLNMWLQKDFAREWSRSLDIKHPEPMGEDEIARLLEGKESGRAS from the coding sequence ATGATGAAATGGATCCGCGGCATTTCCCATCAGTCCTACTTCCTCTTTCTGACGGCTCTCTTCTGCGTCGAGTTCGCCGTCCTGGCCGTCGATCCTTTCGACCGCAAGGACTGGATCCTGGAAAATGTGCTGGTCCTCGTTTTCTTCGTCTTCATGTTCTTGTCCGCAGGAAAGTTCCCCTTTTCCCGCATCTCCTACACCCTCATCTTCATCTTCCTGGGCATCCACGAGATCGGGGCGCACTACACCTACGCCGAGGTGCCCTACGACGCCTGGTTCCAGGCCGCCTTCGGCACGACCTTCAACGAGATCGTCGGCTGGGAGCGCAACAACTTCGACCGCGTCGTCCATTTTTCCTACGGCCTGCTCCTGGCCTACCCCATCCGCGAGATCTACTTCCGCATGGCCAACGCCGAAGGGTTCTGGGGGTATTTCCTGCCGCTGGATTTCACCATGTCCACGTCCATGCTCTACGAACTCGTCGAGTGGGCCGCGGCCGAGGTCTTCGGCGGCGAGTTGGGCGCGGCCTACCTGGGCACCCAGGGCGACGTCTGGGACGCGCACAAGGACATGCTCCTGGCCAGTCTCGGCGCCCTCATCGCCATGGGCCTGACCATGGGCCTCAACATGTGGCTGCAGAAGGATTTCGCCCGCGAGTGGTCCCGGAGCCTGGACATCAAGCACCCCGAGCCCATGGGCGAGGACGAGATCGCGCGGCTTCTGGAAGGGAAGGAGTCGGGGCGGGCTTCGTGA
- a CDS encoding uroporphyrinogen decarboxylase family protein: MTSLERVLCALRGEPADRRAFTLTLSLYGARLTGCPVREYFTVPRRYLEGQREVVDLLDPDILFTPFVLPFEALAYGGEEVWLDRFAPNVRKPPFRDPDLAEPLGEGLLLDPGVGYLVEATRLLAGEFGADRPVCAVVTAPVDLPAMLLGIETWLEILLFDPERAAAFMHLSEDHFLRLTAALFDAGATFLACPVMFANLRLVTPGLLEKTILPTLARCFGLSRGPVVFHHGGNRIEDHLRHYAELPNVPGFVMDPRDSLSRAREILGPGRLILGNLSGPALVRAAPEEARVLASDILADRAGDRAFILASGHADVPFDTNPDTLLAVRRAVLDAGAVT; this comes from the coding sequence ATGACCAGCCTGGAACGCGTCCTCTGCGCCCTGCGCGGCGAACCGGCGGACCGCAGGGCCTTCACCCTGACCCTGAGCCTCTACGGCGCGCGCCTCACGGGCTGCCCGGTGCGGGAGTATTTCACCGTGCCGCGGCGATACCTCGAAGGCCAGCGTGAGGTGGTGGACCTGCTGGACCCGGACATTCTCTTCACGCCCTTCGTCCTGCCTTTCGAGGCCCTGGCCTACGGCGGCGAGGAGGTCTGGCTGGACCGTTTCGCGCCCAACGTGCGCAAACCGCCGTTCCGCGACCCGGATCTGGCCGAGCCCCTGGGCGAGGGCCTGCTGCTCGACCCGGGCGTGGGCTACCTCGTGGAGGCCACGCGGCTGCTGGCCGGGGAATTCGGGGCGGACAGGCCCGTCTGCGCCGTGGTCACGGCCCCCGTGGACCTGCCGGCCATGCTGCTGGGCATCGAGACCTGGCTCGAAATCCTGCTGTTCGACCCCGAACGTGCCGCCGCGTTCATGCACCTGTCCGAAGACCATTTTCTGCGGCTGACCGCAGCCCTGTTCGATGCCGGGGCGACCTTTCTGGCCTGCCCCGTCATGTTCGCCAACCTGCGGCTGGTCACACCGGGCCTGCTCGAAAAAACCATTCTGCCCACCCTGGCCCGCTGCTTCGGCCTGTCCCGCGGGCCGGTCGTCTTCCACCACGGGGGCAACCGCATCGAGGACCATCTCCGCCATTACGCCGAGCTGCCCAACGTGCCGGGCTTCGTCATGGACCCCCGCGACAGCCTGTCCCGCGCCCGTGAGATCCTGGGCCCCGGGCGGCTCATCCTGGGCAACCTGAGCGGTCCGGCCCTGGTGCGCGCGGCCCCGGAGGAGGCGCGGGTCCTGGCCTCGGACATTCTGGCCGATCGGGCCGGCGACCGGGCCTTCATCCTGGCTTCGGGCCACGCGGACGTGCCCTTCGACACGAACCCGGACACCCTGCTGGCCGTGCGCCGGGCCGTCCTGGACGCGGGGGCCGTGACGTGA
- a CDS encoding ABC transporter permease, which yields MSGFSRTRLWALCRKEARQILRDPSSAIIAFVQPMLLLFIFGYGINLDMDHLRLGLCDEDGGPAAAEFTAQLTGSPYFEITGASRPRLDLLLENGDIRGYVVLARDFSRLLDSPGETAPVQVVTDGAEPNTANFVGAFVSNAWQQWQQTRARDRGETAAQGVEVQTRYWFNPAAVSRHYLIPGSITIIMTVIGAMLTSLVVAREWERGTMEALLASPVTRTELLLSKLLPYYTLGIVSMVVVVLCAVFVMGVPFRGSIAALFLVTTVFLLSMLGIGLFISSTMRSQFDSAQTTLNVAFLPATMLSGAFFVISSMPAPVRMLTYILPPRYFVSSLQTIFLAGDVWPILLPDIAFLTGTSILFLALTALKTARRLDQ from the coding sequence ATGAGCGGCTTTTCCCGGACCAGGCTGTGGGCGCTGTGCCGGAAGGAGGCGCGCCAGATCCTGCGCGACCCCAGCAGCGCCATCATCGCCTTTGTCCAGCCCATGCTGCTGCTGTTCATCTTCGGCTACGGCATCAACCTGGACATGGACCACCTGCGGCTGGGCCTGTGCGACGAGGACGGCGGGCCTGCGGCTGCGGAGTTCACGGCCCAGCTGACGGGGTCGCCGTACTTCGAGATAACGGGCGCAAGCCGCCCCCGGCTGGACCTGCTACTCGAAAACGGGGACATCCGGGGCTATGTCGTCCTTGCCCGCGACTTCTCGCGGCTCCTGGACAGCCCCGGCGAGACGGCGCCCGTGCAGGTCGTCACCGACGGGGCGGAACCCAACACGGCCAATTTCGTCGGGGCCTTCGTCAGCAACGCATGGCAGCAATGGCAGCAGACCCGGGCGAGGGACCGGGGGGAAACGGCGGCGCAGGGTGTGGAGGTGCAGACCCGCTACTGGTTCAACCCGGCCGCCGTCAGCCGCCACTACCTCATTCCGGGGTCCATCACCATCATCATGACCGTCATCGGGGCGATGCTGACCTCCCTGGTCGTGGCCAGGGAGTGGGAACGGGGCACCATGGAGGCCCTCCTGGCCTCCCCCGTGACCCGGACGGAGCTGCTCCTGTCCAAGCTGCTCCCCTATTACACCCTCGGGATCGTTTCCATGGTCGTGGTCGTGCTCTGCGCCGTCTTCGTCATGGGGGTCCCTTTCCGAGGATCCATCGCCGCGCTGTTCCTCGTGACCACCGTCTTTCTCCTGAGCATGCTCGGCATCGGCCTCTTCATCTCCTCGACCATGCGCAGCCAGTTCGACAGCGCCCAGACCACCCTCAACGTGGCGTTCCTCCCCGCCACCATGCTCTCGGGCGCGTTCTTCGTCATTTCGAGCATGCCCGCGCCCGTGCGGATGCTGACGTACATCCTCCCGCCCCGCTACTTCGTCAGCTCCCTGCAGACCATCTTCCTGGCCGGCGACGTCTGGCCGATCCTGCTGCCGGACATCGCCTTCCTGACCGGGACGAGCATCCTGTTTCTCGCCCTGACGGCCCTGAAAACAGCCCGCAGGCTGGATCAATGA
- a CDS encoding ATP-binding cassette domain-containing protein has translation MAAVELHDLGKSFPGMDQPALSAISGTISAGKVTGIVGPDGAGKTTLLRLMAGLMRPDSGGLTVLGRDPATQAGALRLSVGYMPQKFGLYEDLTVIENLTLHADLRDVSGEERERAFARLLAFTGLHPFTARLAGKLSGGMKQKLGLACALLGRPSLLLLDEPGVGVDPISRRELWSMVRELAGQGIAVVWSTSYLDEAEACDEVLLFSQGRLLFAGKPQDLTAPMRGRCLHLGGVEGRRRQALARLLQRPEVTDGVIQGANLRIVLREGADRPDPQGLGILGQTEWKAVPPRFEDAFVDLLGGGPGGESALARAMPARERSKEELIRAADLTKRFGDFTATDRVTFSVRQGEIFGLLGPNGAGKSTTFKMMCGLLAPTSGRAEVMGIDLAHSPAKARQRLGYMAQKFSLYGQLTVRQNLDFFSGVYGLAGGRRRTAVDGMVESFHLQPFLDARTDDLSLGFKQRIALACAAMHEPDILFLDEPTSGVDPVTRREFWNHINGMVEKGVTIMVTTHFMDEAEYCDRIGLIFQGRLIALAPPDDLKAGVAGPALPDPTMEDAFVELITRMERA, from the coding sequence ATGGCCGCCGTCGAACTCCACGACCTGGGCAAGTCCTTCCCCGGGATGGACCAGCCCGCCCTTTCCGCCATTTCCGGGACGATCTCCGCCGGGAAGGTCACGGGCATCGTCGGCCCGGACGGCGCCGGCAAGACCACCCTCCTGCGCCTCATGGCCGGCCTCATGCGCCCGGACTCCGGAGGTCTGACGGTCCTCGGCCGCGACCCGGCGACGCAGGCCGGCGCACTGCGCCTCAGCGTCGGGTACATGCCACAGAAATTCGGCCTCTACGAAGACCTGACGGTCATCGAAAACCTCACCCTGCACGCCGATCTGCGCGACGTATCCGGCGAGGAGCGCGAACGCGCCTTCGCCCGCCTGCTGGCCTTCACGGGCCTGCACCCGTTCACCGCGCGGCTGGCCGGCAAGCTCTCGGGCGGCATGAAGCAGAAGCTCGGCCTGGCCTGCGCCCTGCTCGGCAGACCGTCGCTGCTCCTGCTTGACGAGCCCGGCGTGGGCGTGGACCCCATCTCCCGCCGCGAACTGTGGAGCATGGTGCGCGAGCTGGCCGGCCAGGGCATCGCCGTGGTCTGGAGCACGTCCTACCTCGACGAGGCCGAGGCCTGCGACGAAGTGCTCCTGTTCAGCCAGGGGCGCCTGCTTTTCGCCGGCAAGCCGCAAGACCTGACGGCGCCCATGCGCGGGCGGTGCCTGCATCTGGGAGGCGTCGAGGGGCGCAGGCGGCAGGCCCTGGCCCGTCTGCTGCAACGTCCGGAAGTGACCGACGGGGTCATCCAGGGCGCTAACCTGCGCATCGTGCTGCGCGAAGGCGCGGACCGGCCCGACCCCCAAGGCCTCGGCATCCTCGGTCAAACGGAGTGGAAAGCGGTGCCGCCGCGCTTCGAAGACGCCTTCGTCGATCTCCTGGGAGGCGGGCCGGGCGGGGAATCGGCCCTGGCCCGGGCCATGCCCGCGCGGGAGAGAAGCAAGGAAGAGCTGATCAGGGCCGCGGACCTGACCAAGCGTTTCGGGGACTTCACGGCCACGGACCGCGTCACCTTCTCGGTCCGCCAGGGCGAGATCTTCGGGCTGCTTGGGCCCAACGGGGCGGGAAAATCCACGACTTTCAAGATGATGTGCGGGCTGCTCGCCCCAACTTCCGGCCGGGCCGAGGTCATGGGCATCGACCTGGCCCACAGCCCCGCCAAGGCCAGGCAGCGGCTCGGGTACATGGCCCAGAAATTTTCCCTCTACGGTCAGCTCACGGTCCGGCAGAACCTCGATTTCTTCTCCGGGGTCTACGGGCTGGCCGGCGGACGCCGACGCACGGCCGTCGACGGGATGGTCGAATCCTTCCACCTCCAGCCGTTTCTCGACGCCCGGACCGACGACCTGTCCCTTGGCTTCAAGCAGCGCATCGCCCTGGCCTGCGCGGCCATGCACGAGCCGGACATCCTCTTCCTCGACGAGCCGACCTCCGGGGTCGACCCCGTGACCCGGCGCGAATTCTGGAATCATATCAATGGAATGGTCGAGAAAGGGGTGACGATCATGGTCACGACGCATTTCATGGACGAAGCCGAATACTGCGACCGCATCGGCCTCATTTTCCAGGGCCGGCTCATCGCCCTGGCCCCCCCCGACGACCTCAAGGCCGGCGTGGCCGGACCGGCGCTGCCCGATCCGACCATGGAGGACGCCTTCGTCGAACTGATCACCCGCATGGAGCGCGCATGA